One bacterium DNA window includes the following coding sequences:
- a CDS encoding glycoside hydrolase, whose amino-acid sequence MTDSPLYIAFLWHMHQPFYKEPLTGLYRLPWVRLHGTKDYLDMVEIQSGFPAIKQTFNFTPSLLEQISDYSDNNARDRYLELSIKKASELSDEDKVFLLENFFLANWDTMIKPFPRYSEILSKRGVH is encoded by the coding sequence ATGACCGATAGCCCTCTCTACATCGCCTTCCTCTGGCATATGCACCAGCCTTTCTATAAAGAACCTCTCACAGGCCTCTACAGACTTCCATGGGTGAGGCTCCACGGCACGAAGGACTATCTTGATATGGTAGAGATTCAGAGCGGCTTCCCTGCGATTAAACAGACCTTTAACTTCACCCCTTCCCTCCTCGAACAGATTTCGGATTATTCAGACAACAATGCCCGGGACCGCTACCTTGAACTGAGCATAAAAAAGGCTTCCGAACTCTCCGATGAGGACAAGGTGTTTCTCCTCGAAAATTTTTTCCTTGCCAACTGGGATACAATGATCAAACCCTTCCCGCGCTATTCCGAGATCCTTTCCAAAAGGGGGGTCCAT
- a CDS encoding septum formation initiator family protein: MATPVNRLRQQVASEVRKRRLIFYTIVFLSFLYLLANIIFGDMGFLKYRELHQKKTSIENDIREINQENEELRTQIKSLKEDPYHREKHAREDFGLAKPDEYIFKYDR; encoded by the coding sequence ATGGCTACTCCCGTTAACCGCCTGCGGCAACAGGTCGCATCTGAGGTCAGGAAGAGAAGGCTTATCTTCTATACCATCGTCTTCCTGAGCTTCCTCTACCTTCTCGCCAATATCATCTTCGGGGATATGGGGTTTCTGAAATACAGGGAACTTCATCAGAAAAAAACGAGCATCGAAAATGATATCAGGGAAATAAACCAGGAGAATGAAGAACTCAGGACCCAGATAAAGTCCCTCAAGGAAGACCCCTACCACAGGGAAAAACATGCGAGGGAGGACTTTGGATTAGCAAAGCCTGACGAATATATCTTCAAGTATGACCGATAG